In Gemmata obscuriglobus, a single genomic region encodes these proteins:
- a CDS encoding OprO/OprP family phosphate-selective porin, whose translation MLRSPFALALCAVCLICARLGAQERPAVTNAPVQPVEATSPAELVPVADGPKDKLTELMQRVSHLEDELKKSKQKAADAAKKPTLNWSFQIQADSIWSDQDAVNRAAVGSIPDGAAFRRARFNMFGEYGQVEYRLGLDFALPGRPSFIDVFVGLNDVPWLGHVRAGHFFEPFGLEQYSQNRFITFMERSLPTEPISPGRNTGVMAFDTYADQRGTWAVGAFHTDSDVFGDDTGNDFRSAATGRVTYLPWYDEATDGRDLLHLGLAYSARATKGGQVRFAVRPELRSGSAAPNVPNFVDTGAVGAGFYQLIGAEALLIRGPFSAQGEYVLVPIDTYASGAVYLQSWYVYGSVFLTGENRTYRRSTGMLDRISPRRDFVGRESRSLGRGPGAWELALRLSHLDLNNGGVRGGRLTDLTAGLNWYLNPYLRITANYIRAFQTTRTGQHGAADLYGVRVGFDF comes from the coding sequence ATGTTGCGCTCCCCGTTCGCGCTGGCTCTTTGCGCCGTTTGCCTCATTTGCGCGCGCCTCGGCGCTCAGGAGCGGCCGGCCGTCACAAATGCACCGGTCCAACCGGTCGAGGCCACCTCCCCCGCGGAACTGGTGCCGGTGGCGGACGGACCGAAGGACAAGCTCACGGAACTGATGCAGCGCGTCTCCCACCTGGAAGACGAGCTCAAAAAGTCCAAGCAGAAGGCCGCCGACGCCGCCAAGAAGCCCACACTCAACTGGTCCTTCCAAATTCAGGCGGACTCGATCTGGTCCGATCAGGACGCGGTGAACCGGGCCGCCGTCGGTAGCATCCCCGACGGGGCGGCGTTTCGCCGTGCCCGCTTCAACATGTTCGGTGAATACGGCCAGGTCGAGTACCGACTCGGCTTGGACTTTGCGCTCCCGGGCCGGCCGTCGTTCATCGACGTGTTCGTCGGCCTCAACGACGTGCCGTGGCTCGGTCACGTCCGCGCCGGGCACTTCTTCGAACCGTTCGGGCTCGAGCAGTACAGCCAGAACCGGTTCATCACGTTCATGGAGCGGAGCCTCCCGACGGAGCCGATCAGCCCCGGCCGCAACACCGGGGTGATGGCGTTCGACACCTACGCGGACCAGCGCGGGACGTGGGCCGTCGGGGCGTTCCACACCGACAGCGACGTGTTCGGCGACGACACCGGTAACGATTTCCGCTCCGCCGCGACGGGGCGTGTGACGTACCTGCCGTGGTACGACGAAGCAACCGACGGTCGCGACCTGCTCCACCTGGGGCTCGCGTACTCGGCCCGGGCCACGAAGGGGGGCCAGGTGCGGTTCGCCGTGCGCCCGGAGTTGCGTTCCGGGTCCGCCGCGCCCAACGTGCCCAACTTTGTGGACACCGGGGCCGTCGGGGCCGGGTTCTATCAGCTCATCGGGGCGGAAGCGCTGCTAATCCGCGGCCCCTTTTCGGCTCAAGGCGAGTACGTCCTCGTCCCCATCGACACCTACGCCAGCGGCGCGGTCTACCTTCAGTCCTGGTACGTGTACGGCAGCGTGTTCTTGACGGGTGAGAACCGGACGTACCGGCGCAGCACCGGCATGCTCGACCGGATTTCGCCGCGCCGCGATTTCGTCGGCCGGGAGTCGCGGAGCTTGGGCCGCGGTCCCGGCGCGTGGGAACTGGCACTACGGCTTTCGCACCTCGACCTGAACAACGGCGGCGTCCGCGGCGGCCGGCTCACCGACCTGACCGCCGGCCTCAACTGGTACTTGAATCCGTATCTGCGCATCACGGCGAACTACATTCGCGCGTTTCAGACCACCCGAACCGGGCAGCACGGCGCCGCGGACCTCTACGGCGTGCGCGTCGGTTTCGATTTTTAA
- a CDS encoding metallophosphoesterase family protein has translation MRILHTADWHLGDRLGRIDRTDDLRRAVERVAAHCKEQNVDVLLVAGDLFSELARPDGLRETIRHWQEVFREFLETGGTILTLTGNHDNENFCQTLVSAMSLASPTIGRPGEVVPPGRLYLAAEPTFLRLEDRTDGFPVQFVLMPFPTPHRFFRGDAALKYGSPEEKNALLVSAWADALREIRAHPKYDPTAPAVLSAHVHIHGSTVGPSLFRITIEEDVVVEGADLPQQFDYVALGHIHKPQVVGAPHMRYCGSIERMDLGEQGDQKGVVLVDIGRTGRNGEPEVLSLPSTPIYEVVVLDPAQDIPRLREEFPDAQNDLVNLQIRYTSGKDQLEDVLRDLDRIFPRWYARDWQETGALGPTLVNPAEGAGGKGFGETVREYLGQELVQHDEGERDAILKIAEGLLKELEN, from the coding sequence ATGAGAATACTCCACACCGCCGACTGGCACCTGGGGGACCGGCTCGGCCGGATCGACCGGACCGACGACCTCCGCCGAGCGGTCGAGCGCGTCGCCGCGCACTGCAAAGAGCAGAACGTGGACGTGCTCCTGGTCGCCGGCGACCTGTTCAGCGAGCTGGCACGCCCGGACGGGCTGCGCGAAACGATCCGGCACTGGCAGGAGGTGTTCCGCGAGTTTCTCGAAACCGGCGGCACGATCCTCACACTCACCGGCAACCACGACAACGAGAACTTCTGCCAGACGCTCGTGAGCGCGATGTCGCTCGCGTCGCCCACGATCGGGCGCCCCGGAGAGGTGGTTCCCCCGGGGCGGCTCTACCTCGCGGCCGAGCCCACGTTCCTGCGCCTCGAAGACCGCACGGACGGGTTCCCGGTGCAGTTCGTGCTGATGCCGTTCCCGACCCCGCACCGGTTCTTCCGCGGCGACGCCGCCCTGAAGTATGGCAGCCCTGAGGAGAAAAATGCGCTGCTGGTGTCGGCGTGGGCCGACGCGCTGCGCGAGATCCGCGCGCACCCCAAATACGACCCAACCGCGCCCGCCGTGCTGAGCGCGCACGTTCACATTCACGGTTCGACGGTGGGGCCGAGCCTGTTCCGGATCACGATCGAAGAGGACGTGGTGGTCGAGGGCGCGGACCTGCCGCAGCAGTTCGATTACGTTGCGCTGGGGCACATTCACAAGCCGCAAGTCGTTGGCGCCCCGCACATGCGCTACTGCGGCAGCATCGAACGCATGGACCTGGGCGAACAGGGCGACCAGAAGGGCGTCGTTTTGGTCGACATCGGCCGAACCGGGCGGAACGGAGAGCCAGAGGTGCTGTCGCTCCCCTCCACTCCGATTTACGAAGTGGTCGTGTTGGACCCGGCGCAGGACATCCCGCGGCTGCGGGAGGAGTTCCCGGACGCGCAGAACGACCTCGTGAACCTTCAGATCCGCTACACCTCGGGCAAGGACCAGCTCGAAGACGTGCTGCGCGACCTGGACCGCATTTTCCCGCGCTGGTACGCCCGCGACTGGCAGGAAACCGGCGCACTCGGCCCGACGCTGGTGAACCCCGCGGAGGGCGCCGGCGGAAAAGGGTTCGGCGAAACGGTGCGCGAGTACCTCGGACAAGAACTCGTTCAGCACGACGAGGGCGAACGGGACGCGATCCTGAAGATCGCGGAAGGGCTGCTGAAGGAACTGGAAAACTAA
- a CDS encoding AAA family ATPase yields MIPQRVKLSGFLSYKDEQEIRFDGAPLWMLSGTNGSGKSSIFDAVTFALFGHHRGGSQSAAELINKEATTLSVEFDFTSERQLYRIKRTVRKRQSGVASTQQVLKHTHSEITGETWEAVAGTEYRAKFDAWVKDKIGLDYETFTSSVLLLQGKSEKLLDSTPAGRAGVLARIVDLERYQKLHGKADDKRRALKSELEGLTNQLLGVKEVTNEEYAEVEAQILELDEARLRVQERIDHLNALELRARRWTDTQAKLQGVRAKLQGAEKLLGTAVAIEKDHTRLRELRDVLPAVNTIVTERGRVNASERNTDRLTKEREEVTETRRKTDNTLSQLRKKLAALKTTQTENEAKKGHLETRLRELTAVLEKVKQVEDAESEIARLDDELKPFPKDTDARVREFQTEHERLALLAQHVALLDRLHQDRSELTKAVTAERQVRADESRLKAEGIKAKEDFTQLEADAKAAREDRAAKDQATAEARALARQARELADEFKSMTGVTKCRACGQKLTPEHFADEKKARETEAKKAEERLKTLTVGAEKARTREDELAAKEVSERKRLTDLRDRWKDADAALKQTTADIKRLTEACRQTYFALPDEFKQKLGPSEPADWSAVTYPNRQDLAALNDEARGIELTRRRLKAAQEEAKKAEALRAKLDSARERLARAQRALPGGDPGALRQEYVAKQSEEKSVKAALEAGKKEITATEGDIERYQRAVNNAEQELVTIAGKLELEESSRRQSGESIERAKKALPAAWQKPLETAGLTDRARWQDELDELVTKNTEARYTQLQAARGGLDPLRAEIKQLEGEADAFPEEERRSPDDVRNEVAAARKELDLRNQQHLDALGRRRVLDDYRRQRFELAERFRAVDADHNRHKVLAELLGRDRLQRHLVRQAERQIVDYANAVLDRLSGGQLFMRLVESEAGTDKALDLECANRVTGGGAINVAFLSGSQRFRVAVALALGIGQYASKQHRPIESVIIDEGFGCLDRAGRQVMIQELQNLRGHLHCILLVSHQEEFADAFPDGYKFELQDGATRVSRLVR; encoded by the coding sequence ATGATCCCGCAACGAGTGAAGCTGTCCGGGTTCCTCTCGTACAAGGACGAGCAGGAGATTCGTTTCGACGGCGCGCCCCTGTGGATGCTGTCGGGCACCAACGGGAGCGGCAAGTCGAGCATCTTCGACGCGGTCACGTTCGCACTGTTCGGCCACCACCGTGGCGGGAGCCAGAGCGCCGCCGAACTCATCAACAAGGAAGCCACCACCCTCAGCGTCGAGTTCGACTTCACCAGCGAGCGACAACTGTACCGGATCAAGCGGACCGTGCGCAAGCGCCAGAGCGGCGTCGCCAGCACGCAGCAGGTGTTGAAGCACACGCACAGCGAGATCACCGGCGAGACGTGGGAGGCGGTGGCGGGGACCGAATACAGGGCGAAGTTCGACGCCTGGGTGAAGGACAAGATCGGGCTCGATTACGAGACGTTCACGTCGTCGGTGCTGTTGCTCCAGGGCAAATCGGAAAAGCTGCTCGACAGCACCCCGGCGGGGCGCGCGGGGGTGCTCGCGCGGATCGTGGACCTGGAGCGCTACCAGAAACTTCACGGAAAAGCCGACGACAAGCGCCGCGCGCTCAAGAGCGAGCTGGAGGGCCTCACGAATCAACTGCTCGGCGTGAAGGAGGTCACCAACGAGGAGTACGCCGAGGTGGAGGCGCAGATTCTGGAGCTGGATGAGGCGCGGCTGCGCGTGCAGGAGCGCATCGACCACCTCAACGCACTGGAGCTGCGGGCGCGGCGCTGGACCGACACGCAGGCCAAGCTCCAGGGGGTGCGGGCGAAGCTCCAGGGCGCCGAAAAGCTGCTCGGCACCGCGGTCGCGATCGAGAAGGACCACACCCGGCTGCGCGAGCTGCGCGACGTGCTTCCGGCGGTCAACACGATCGTCACCGAGCGCGGCCGGGTCAACGCGTCGGAGCGCAACACCGACCGCCTCACCAAGGAGCGCGAGGAGGTGACGGAGACCCGGCGTAAGACCGATAACACGCTCTCGCAGCTCCGGAAGAAGCTCGCCGCGCTCAAAACCACGCAGACCGAGAACGAGGCCAAAAAGGGGCACCTCGAAACGCGCTTGCGCGAACTGACCGCGGTCCTCGAAAAGGTTAAACAGGTCGAGGACGCGGAGTCCGAGATCGCGCGCCTGGACGACGAGCTGAAGCCGTTCCCGAAGGACACGGACGCGAGGGTGCGCGAGTTCCAGACCGAACACGAGCGGCTCGCGCTGCTGGCCCAGCACGTCGCGCTTTTGGACCGCCTGCACCAGGACCGCTCCGAACTCACGAAGGCGGTCACGGCCGAGCGGCAGGTCCGCGCCGACGAGTCGCGGCTCAAGGCCGAGGGCATCAAGGCGAAAGAGGACTTCACGCAACTCGAGGCCGATGCGAAGGCCGCCCGCGAGGACCGGGCCGCAAAGGACCAGGCTACGGCCGAGGCCCGCGCGCTCGCCCGGCAGGCACGCGAACTCGCCGACGAGTTCAAGAGCATGACCGGCGTCACGAAGTGTCGCGCGTGCGGCCAGAAGCTGACGCCGGAGCATTTTGCGGACGAGAAGAAGGCCCGCGAGACCGAGGCGAAAAAGGCCGAGGAGCGGCTCAAGACGCTGACCGTTGGGGCGGAAAAGGCCCGCACGCGCGAGGACGAACTTGCCGCGAAAGAAGTCAGTGAACGGAAGCGGCTCACCGACCTTCGCGACCGGTGGAAGGACGCCGACGCGGCGCTCAAGCAGACGACCGCCGACATCAAGCGCCTGACCGAGGCGTGCCGGCAAACGTACTTCGCGCTGCCCGACGAGTTCAAGCAGAAGCTCGGCCCGTCGGAGCCGGCCGACTGGTCGGCGGTGACGTACCCGAACCGGCAAGATCTCGCCGCACTCAACGACGAGGCCCGCGGGATCGAACTCACCCGCCGGAGGTTGAAGGCCGCGCAGGAAGAGGCAAAAAAGGCCGAGGCTCTGCGGGCGAAACTCGACTCGGCGCGCGAGCGGCTCGCGCGGGCGCAGCGCGCGTTGCCCGGGGGCGACCCGGGTGCGCTACGTCAGGAATACGTCGCGAAGCAGAGCGAAGAGAAGAGCGTTAAGGCGGCGCTGGAAGCGGGTAAGAAAGAGATCACCGCGACCGAGGGCGACATCGAACGTTACCAGCGCGCCGTGAACAACGCGGAGCAAGAACTGGTCACCATCGCGGGCAAACTGGAGCTTGAGGAGTCGAGCCGCCGGCAGAGCGGTGAGTCGATCGAACGCGCGAAGAAGGCGCTCCCGGCCGCGTGGCAGAAGCCGCTCGAAACTGCGGGGCTCACGGACCGCGCGCGGTGGCAGGACGAACTCGACGAGTTGGTGACCAAAAATACGGAAGCGCGGTACACGCAGCTCCAGGCCGCGCGGGGCGGGTTGGACCCGCTCCGGGCCGAAATCAAGCAGCTCGAAGGTGAGGCCGATGCGTTCCCGGAAGAGGAACGCCGCTCGCCGGACGACGTGCGGAACGAGGTGGCCGCGGCGCGAAAGGAGCTGGACCTTCGGAACCAACAGCACCTCGACGCGCTGGGGCGCCGGCGCGTGCTGGACGACTACCGGCGGCAGCGCTTCGAGCTGGCGGAGCGGTTCCGCGCGGTGGACGCCGACCACAACCGCCACAAGGTGCTGGCGGAGCTGCTGGGCCGCGACCGCTTGCAGCGCCACTTGGTGCGCCAGGCCGAGCGTCAGATCGTGGACTACGCGAACGCGGTTCTGGACCGGCTGAGCGGCGGACAACTGTTCATGCGGCTGGTCGAGTCCGAGGCCGGGACCGACAAGGCGCTGGACCTGGAGTGCGCGAACCGCGTGACCGGCGGGGGGGCGATCAACGTCGCGTTCCTGAGCGGGAGCCAGCGGTTCCGGGTGGCGGTGGCGCTCGCGCTGGGGATCGGCCAGTACGCGAGCAAGCAGCACCGGCCGATCGAGAGCGTCATCATCGACGAGGGGTTCGGTTGCCTGGACCGGGCCGGCCGGCAGGTGATGATCCAGGAACTTCAGAACCTCCGCGGGCACCTGCACTGCATTCTGCTCGTGTCGCACCAGGAGGAGTTCGCGGACGCGTTCCCTGACGGGTACAAGTTCGAGTTGCAGGACGGCGCGACGCGGGTGAGCCGGCTGGTGCGGTAA
- a CDS encoding BatA domain-containing protein has product MNAILLAGAALVGLPVLLHLIMKQEPKRLSFPAYRFLKQKLKTNQRKLRLRHFILLALRMLIIALFTLTLYQPSLKSDQFNIRGEQPVAAVIVIDTSPSMGYAPDKLSRLDEARQRAIELLNDLPDRSPVAVLDTADLSAVWLQDTGAAQRRIEDLKETRGGGHNVSAAIAAAYQLLAKVDQETDAADPLQKLVAVFTDRTASSWDGTRTEDLKKLREQVPDPKPTHVVFDFGPDQPVNVSILAVEMKPQIVPANQTVTVDVTVGAVGAAGEAIEAVVTPKLTGAAKADGSLAKPVKVVSGQTQRLSFELRNLKPGLNQWEFALSKPDNLAADNVRYLTFKVGAARRILTITDDPKGATFWQVAHLTKEEFDCLVVTPSQIETAEGGQAVVKFAPDPKKPAELVTEDLRSFETVCLLAVNNPNLPAGSTLWDKLRPMLRAGGKLIVIPGRDGWTDPAGYNDVASDLMPGTLGKVIDTRRVTPPPPPQTASTWEEPREGKNGVTWVLDEKALAHPLLKPIDAWRQQRTERLNVISNPRVTWKFWDVTPAAGATVAVRYRDAEKPEQQHPAVLERTVTDPNDGNKPKGKVVLLTTRMDVGDDRDNWHNYWAQDGSWFVVFPNLLVRYLAGDTEDANFNYPTGATVTVPLPRGKLQRESVVLFEGPPNVIVGNDATIRPGDKQTELRISPPKTNAPGNYALSVRPGATEVWRDGFSLNVPADESNLAKVDVKDVEELVGEGRVIAVTPATKNVSLADLLTTTLGGLIDLFPWLLIAVLGLLVGESFIANRFYRRVR; this is encoded by the coding sequence ATGAACGCCATTCTTCTCGCGGGAGCGGCCCTCGTCGGGTTGCCGGTCCTGCTGCACCTGATCATGAAGCAGGAGCCCAAGCGGCTCTCGTTCCCGGCGTACCGCTTTCTCAAGCAGAAGCTCAAGACCAACCAGCGCAAGCTGCGCCTGCGGCACTTCATCCTGCTCGCGCTGCGGATGCTCATCATCGCGCTGTTCACGCTCACCCTGTACCAGCCCTCGCTCAAAAGCGACCAGTTCAACATCCGCGGTGAGCAACCGGTCGCCGCGGTCATCGTGATCGACACCAGCCCGAGCATGGGGTACGCCCCGGACAAGCTGTCCCGGCTCGACGAGGCCCGTCAGCGCGCGATCGAACTGCTGAACGACCTGCCCGACCGGTCACCGGTCGCGGTGCTCGACACCGCCGACCTCTCCGCGGTGTGGCTCCAGGACACCGGGGCCGCCCAGCGCCGCATCGAGGACCTCAAGGAAACCCGCGGCGGGGGGCACAACGTCAGCGCCGCCATCGCCGCGGCCTACCAACTGCTCGCGAAGGTGGACCAGGAAACCGACGCGGCCGACCCGCTTCAGAAGTTGGTCGCTGTGTTCACCGACCGCACCGCGTCGTCGTGGGACGGCACCCGCACCGAAGACCTCAAGAAGCTCCGCGAGCAGGTCCCCGATCCGAAGCCGACGCACGTTGTGTTCGATTTCGGCCCGGACCAGCCGGTGAACGTGTCCATCCTCGCCGTGGAAATGAAGCCGCAAATCGTCCCGGCGAACCAAACCGTCACGGTTGATGTGACCGTGGGGGCCGTCGGCGCGGCGGGCGAAGCGATTGAGGCGGTTGTTACCCCGAAGCTCACCGGCGCGGCGAAGGCCGACGGCTCGCTGGCGAAGCCGGTGAAGGTCGTCAGCGGCCAAACGCAGCGGCTGTCGTTCGAGCTGCGGAACCTCAAACCCGGGCTCAATCAGTGGGAGTTCGCCCTCTCCAAACCGGACAACCTCGCGGCCGACAACGTCCGGTACCTGACGTTCAAGGTCGGCGCGGCCCGGCGCATCCTCACCATCACCGACGACCCGAAGGGGGCCACGTTCTGGCAGGTGGCGCACCTCACCAAGGAAGAGTTCGACTGCCTCGTGGTGACGCCGAGCCAAATCGAAACCGCCGAGGGCGGACAGGCGGTGGTGAAATTCGCCCCGGACCCGAAGAAGCCCGCGGAACTCGTCACCGAAGACCTGCGCAGCTTCGAGACGGTGTGCCTGCTGGCCGTGAACAACCCGAACCTGCCGGCTGGCAGCACCCTCTGGGACAAGCTGCGCCCGATGCTGCGCGCGGGCGGCAAGCTCATCGTGATCCCGGGCCGCGACGGCTGGACCGATCCCGCCGGTTATAACGACGTGGCGAGCGACCTGATGCCCGGCACCCTCGGCAAGGTGATCGACACGCGGCGCGTGACCCCGCCGCCGCCGCCGCAGACGGCCTCAACCTGGGAGGAACCCCGCGAGGGCAAGAACGGTGTGACATGGGTTCTGGACGAGAAGGCTCTCGCGCACCCGCTGTTGAAGCCGATCGACGCCTGGCGGCAGCAACGGACCGAGCGGCTGAACGTGATCTCTAACCCCCGCGTGACCTGGAAGTTCTGGGACGTGACGCCCGCTGCCGGCGCAACCGTGGCGGTGCGGTACCGCGACGCCGAGAAGCCCGAGCAGCAGCACCCGGCGGTGTTGGAGCGAACGGTAACGGATCCGAACGACGGGAACAAGCCGAAAGGCAAGGTTGTGCTGCTCACGACGCGGATGGACGTGGGCGACGACCGCGACAACTGGCACAACTACTGGGCGCAGGACGGGTCCTGGTTCGTGGTGTTTCCGAACCTGCTGGTGCGGTACCTCGCCGGCGACACCGAGGACGCAAACTTCAACTACCCGACCGGCGCAACGGTGACGGTCCCGCTGCCGCGCGGGAAGTTACAGCGGGAGAGCGTGGTGCTGTTCGAGGGGCCGCCTAACGTGATCGTGGGGAACGATGCCACGATCCGCCCGGGCGACAAACAAACGGAGCTGCGCATCAGTCCGCCGAAGACGAACGCCCCCGGCAACTACGCGCTGTCCGTGCGTCCGGGGGCGACGGAGGTGTGGCGCGACGGGTTCAGCCTGAATGTGCCGGCCGACGAGAGCAATCTTGCGAAGGTCGATGTGAAGGATGTGGAAGAGTTGGTCGGCGAGGGGCGCGTGATCGCGGTGACGCCCGCGACGAAAAACGTGTCACTGGCCGACCTGTTGACAACCACCCTGGGCGGGCTGATCGACCTGTTCCCGTGGCTGCTGATCGCTGTACTCGGGCTGCTTGTGGGCGAGAGCTTCATCGCGAACCGGTTCTACCGCCGGGTGCGATAG
- a CDS encoding AAA family ATPase, with translation MNAHAIARPQVAVLAGINGAGKTTASQHLLRDAMRIPSFTNADAIARGLNAFDGESVAAKAGRVMLDHLHELAAARRNFAFETTLSGRAYARWLRELAQSGYAIHLLYYWLRSPDMAIDRVAERVRAGGHHVPDDTVRRRYSRSVRNFLELYRPVVTTWQVYDNSYGVRHLIAFNNSFFDTVLDPETWDLFQRSADDGGANDPSGD, from the coding sequence GTGAACGCCCACGCTATCGCCCGCCCGCAGGTCGCGGTTCTCGCCGGCATCAACGGGGCCGGTAAAACGACCGCCTCACAGCACCTGCTGCGCGACGCGATGCGAATCCCGTCCTTCACGAACGCCGACGCCATCGCCCGCGGGCTGAACGCGTTCGATGGCGAATCGGTCGCGGCCAAGGCCGGGCGCGTGATGCTCGATCACCTGCACGAACTGGCCGCGGCGCGCCGGAACTTCGCCTTCGAGACCACGCTCTCGGGCCGGGCCTACGCCCGCTGGCTCCGCGAACTGGCCCAGAGCGGTTACGCCATCCACCTGCTGTACTACTGGTTGCGAAGTCCCGATATGGCAATCGACCGGGTCGCGGAGCGCGTTCGCGCCGGCGGGCACCACGTCCCGGACGACACGGTCCGCCGACGGTACTCACGCAGCGTACGCAACTTCCTTGAGCTCTACCGGCCTGTCGTAACAACGTGGCAGGTGTATGATAATAGCTACGGGGTGCGGCACCTGATCGCCTTCAATAATAGCTTCTTTGATACTGTTCTTGACCCCGAAACATGGGACCTATTCCAGCGGAGTGCCGACGATGGCGGAGCAAATGATCCTTCCGGCGATTGA
- a CDS encoding PQQ-binding-like beta-propeller repeat protein produces MKLRTLFVVLTVAVGTSPFVTADDWPQWMGPKRDNVWREIGVLEKFPAGGPKVVWRAPVAAGYSGPAIADGKVYVTDRVLAKGAANPEDPFDTKNKVASSERVLCLDQKTGKELWKYEYPCAYQISYPAGPRCTPLVSDGKLYTLGAMGDLYCFEVGSGKVVWNLDFKEAYKAKPAIWGYAAHPIIDGKKLITLVGGEGAHVVAFDKDTGKELWKAGDDKEIGYAPPLFTEAGGVRQMIVAAPKSVYAVDPDTGKRLWTTPYNADNTSIIMTPVRSGDYLFVGGYRTKNLMLKLTADKPGVEVVFKDKKGAGLSPVNVQPFVQDGVIYGHDEGGALMAVAVPSGKRLWDSPGPLSGDPRGSDTSFIVKNGDRFFFFAESGELVIGKLTEKGYEEVDRAKVIEQTGAAFGRKVVWCAPAFADKKMYVRNDKELVCLDLAK; encoded by the coding sequence ATGAAGCTCCGCACCCTGTTCGTGGTGCTCACGGTCGCCGTGGGCACGTCCCCATTTGTCACCGCGGACGACTGGCCGCAGTGGATGGGGCCGAAGCGTGACAACGTGTGGCGCGAGATCGGCGTCCTGGAGAAGTTCCCGGCCGGCGGGCCGAAGGTAGTTTGGCGCGCGCCGGTGGCCGCTGGGTACAGCGGGCCGGCGATCGCCGACGGCAAGGTGTACGTGACCGACCGCGTACTCGCGAAGGGGGCCGCGAACCCCGAAGACCCGTTCGACACGAAGAACAAAGTCGCCAGTTCGGAGCGGGTCCTCTGCCTCGACCAGAAGACTGGTAAGGAACTGTGGAAGTACGAGTACCCGTGTGCTTACCAGATCAGCTATCCGGCCGGGCCACGCTGCACGCCGCTGGTGAGCGACGGGAAGCTGTACACGCTCGGTGCGATGGGCGACCTGTACTGTTTCGAGGTCGGGTCCGGTAAGGTCGTCTGGAACCTCGACTTTAAAGAGGCGTACAAGGCCAAGCCCGCGATTTGGGGCTATGCCGCGCACCCGATCATCGACGGCAAGAAACTCATCACCTTGGTTGGCGGCGAGGGCGCCCACGTCGTCGCGTTCGACAAGGATACTGGCAAAGAGCTCTGGAAAGCCGGGGACGATAAGGAGATCGGGTACGCCCCGCCGCTGTTCACCGAAGCCGGCGGGGTGCGGCAGATGATCGTCGCGGCGCCCAAGTCGGTGTACGCGGTTGACCCCGACACCGGGAAGCGGCTCTGGACCACTCCGTACAACGCGGATAACACGTCCATCATCATGACCCCGGTGCGGAGCGGGGATTATCTGTTCGTCGGGGGCTACCGGACCAAAAACCTGATGCTCAAACTGACCGCCGACAAGCCCGGGGTCGAGGTCGTGTTCAAGGACAAGAAGGGCGCGGGTCTGTCGCCGGTGAACGTGCAACCGTTCGTGCAAGACGGCGTGATCTACGGGCACGACGAGGGCGGGGCGCTGATGGCCGTCGCGGTGCCCAGCGGGAAGCGGCTGTGGGACTCGCCCGGCCCGCTATCCGGTGACCCGCGGGGCTCGGACACGTCGTTCATCGTGAAAAACGGGGACCGGTTCTTCTTCTTCGCCGAGAGCGGCGAGTTGGTGATCGGAAAGCTCACCGAGAAAGGGTACGAAGAAGTTGACCGCGCGAAGGTGATCGAGCAGACGGGGGCGGCGTTCGGCCGTAAGGTCGTGTGGTGCGCGCCTGCGTTTGCGGACAAAAAGATGTACGTCCGCAACGACAAGGAACTCGTCTGCCTCGATCTGGCGAAGTAG
- a CDS encoding STAS domain-containing protein, with the protein MASQPSRKRRLEVEDIGDIAVVNFVDKKILDEQNIQMIGDDLFRLVDELGRRKVLLNFGNVEFMSSAALGKLITLHRKLQAVQGKLVLCKIAKDILDVFKITKLDKILTIYPDEQAGLQGF; encoded by the coding sequence ATGGCGTCGCAACCGTCCCGCAAGCGCCGGCTCGAAGTCGAAGACATTGGGGACATCGCGGTCGTCAACTTCGTCGATAAGAAGATCCTGGACGAACAGAACATCCAAATGATCGGCGATGATCTGTTCCGGCTCGTCGACGAACTGGGGCGTCGCAAAGTGTTGTTGAACTTCGGGAACGTTGAGTTCATGTCCTCGGCGGCTCTCGGTAAGCTCATCACGTTGCACCGTAAGCTACAGGCGGTGCAGGGTAAGCTCGTGCTGTGCAAGATCGCCAAGGACATTCTGGACGTGTTCAAGATCACGAAACTGGACAAGATCCTGACGATCTACCCGGATGAGCAGGCCGGGCTCCAGGGCTTCTGA
- a CDS encoding ATP-binding protein: protein MSATSTATELSIPSDLAEARRVQELIEGALHSAGYTEHNIFAIKLALEEALVNAIKHGNQLDPDKRVFIVFNVTPERFDIRITDEGAGFNPDDVPDPTAIENLERPCGRGLLLMRGFMTEVEYHGRGNVVRMAKVRDIPA from the coding sequence ATGAGCGCGACCAGCACCGCTACCGAGCTTTCGATTCCGAGCGACTTGGCGGAGGCCCGGCGCGTTCAGGAATTGATCGAGGGCGCGCTCCACTCTGCGGGGTACACGGAACACAACATTTTTGCCATCAAGCTGGCGCTGGAAGAGGCGCTGGTGAACGCGATCAAGCACGGGAACCAGTTGGACCCCGACAAGCGGGTGTTCATCGTGTTTAACGTGACCCCTGAGCGGTTCGACATTCGCATCACCGACGAGGGGGCCGGGTTCAACCCCGACGACGTTCCGGACCCGACCGCCATCGAGAACCTGGAACGGCCGTGCGGTCGCGGATTGCTCCTGATGCGCGGGTTCATGACCGAGGTCGAGTATCACGGCCGCGGGAACGTGGTCCGCATGGCAAAGGTCCGCGACATCCCCGCCTGA